One Amorphoplanes digitatis genomic window carries:
- a CDS encoding GNAT family N-acetyltransferase — protein sequence MRIDRMITEYWPLFGLTLHTPRLELRVPGLDDLALLAAAAAAGVHAPDRQPFAVPWTDGTPLERARSTLQWQWSMWGRWSPQDWSLHFVTLADGQVIGTQALDAKDFAGLREVGSGSWLGREHQGKGYGTEMRAAVLDLAFTGLGAEWATSEAFADNVASYGVSRRLGYTDDGTARHLVRGEAVVGRRLRLDRAGWAAARTVDVRIEGLEPCLPLFGL from the coding sequence GTGAGAATCGATCGCATGATCACCGAGTACTGGCCGCTGTTCGGGCTCACGCTGCACACGCCGCGACTCGAACTGCGCGTCCCGGGCCTGGACGACCTGGCGCTACTCGCAGCGGCCGCCGCCGCGGGGGTGCACGCGCCGGACCGGCAGCCGTTCGCGGTGCCGTGGACCGACGGGACCCCGCTGGAGCGGGCCCGCAGCACGCTGCAGTGGCAGTGGAGCATGTGGGGCCGGTGGTCGCCGCAGGACTGGTCGCTGCACTTCGTGACCCTCGCCGACGGGCAGGTGATCGGCACCCAGGCGCTCGACGCCAAGGACTTCGCCGGCCTGCGGGAGGTCGGCTCGGGTTCGTGGCTCGGCCGGGAGCACCAGGGCAAGGGGTACGGCACCGAGATGCGGGCCGCCGTGCTCGACCTGGCCTTCACCGGGCTGGGAGCCGAGTGGGCGACCTCGGAGGCGTTCGCGGACAACGTCGCCTCGTACGGGGTGTCGCGCCGGCTCGGCTACACCGACGACGGGACCGCCCGGCATCTGGTCCGCGGCGAGGCGGTCGTCGGACGCCGGCTGAGGCTGGACCGGGCGGGCTGGGCCGCCGCCCGCACGGTCGACGTCCGGATCGAGGGGCTCGAGCCCTGCCTGCCGCTGTTCGGCCTCTGA
- a CDS encoding YbhB/YbcL family Raf kinase inhibitor-like protein has product MSLERAEAPDPYDILPPVPAFTVTSADVTDGRPLDELYAHTSVGGKNLSPQLSWSGFPAETRGFVVTCFDPDAPTGSGFWHWVAVNLPASVTELARGADPLPGGAFSVRNDYGDTGYGGAAPPPGDRPHRYVFAVHALDVDRLEVGADATPAYVGFNLAFHTLARATLRPTYQVRG; this is encoded by the coding sequence ATGAGCCTGGAGCGAGCCGAAGCGCCGGATCCCTACGACATCCTGCCGCCGGTCCCGGCCTTCACGGTGACGAGCGCGGACGTGACCGACGGCCGCCCACTCGACGAGCTGTACGCACACACCAGCGTCGGCGGCAAGAATCTCTCACCGCAGCTGTCCTGGTCCGGCTTCCCGGCGGAGACCCGCGGCTTCGTGGTGACCTGCTTCGACCCGGACGCGCCGACGGGCAGTGGCTTCTGGCACTGGGTCGCGGTCAACCTGCCGGCCTCGGTGACCGAGCTCGCCCGCGGCGCCGACCCGTTGCCCGGCGGCGCGTTCTCCGTCCGTAACGACTACGGCGACACCGGCTACGGGGGTGCGGCCCCGCCGCCCGGCGACCGGCCGCACCGCTACGTCTTCGCCGTGCACGCGCTCGACGTCGACCGCCTCGAGGTCGGCGCGGACGCCACGCCCGCCTACGTCGGCTTCAACCTCGCGTTCCACACCCTGGCCCGGGCCACGCTGCGCCCGACGTACCAGGTGCGGGGCTAG
- a CDS encoding class I SAM-dependent methyltransferase has translation MADITGDQRIQSEVLEGLATAVNHRRWFVELALPYLGDNPIEIGSGLGDYALEWAERVPRFTATEADPDRLVLLKERLADHTNIDVRQMLLPSADADGEYSAAVSYNVLEHIEDHVGALRSMAELVRPGGRIILIVPAFMFAMSQVDIATGHIRRYTKKTMRAAMTEAGLTIEKLHYANALGLIGYYGATSIFKLAPKEGPMVKVYDTLVLPVTKAAESIVKPPFGQSVFVVAKVPG, from the coding sequence ATGGCAGACATCACTGGAGACCAGCGGATCCAGTCCGAAGTGCTCGAAGGCCTCGCCACGGCCGTGAACCACCGTCGTTGGTTCGTGGAGCTCGCGCTCCCGTACCTGGGCGACAACCCGATCGAGATCGGGAGTGGTCTGGGCGACTATGCGCTCGAGTGGGCGGAGCGGGTGCCCCGCTTCACCGCGACCGAGGCGGACCCTGACCGGCTGGTGCTGCTCAAGGAGCGCCTCGCCGACCACACCAACATCGACGTGCGGCAGATGCTGCTGCCGTCCGCCGATGCCGACGGTGAGTACAGCGCGGCGGTCTCCTACAACGTGCTCGAGCACATCGAGGACCACGTCGGTGCCCTGCGCAGCATGGCTGAGCTCGTCCGCCCCGGCGGCCGGATCATCCTGATCGTGCCGGCGTTCATGTTCGCGATGAGCCAGGTCGACATCGCGACCGGTCACATCCGCCGCTACACCAAGAAGACGATGCGTGCCGCCATGACCGAGGCGGGCCTGACCATCGAGAAGCTGCACTACGCGAACGCGCTGGGCCTCATCGGCTACTACGGCGCGACGAGCATCTTCAAGCTGGCCCCGAAGGAGGGCCCGATGGTCAAGGTCTACGACACCCTCGTGCTGCCGGTCACCAAGGCCGCCGAGAGCATCGTGAAGCCACCGTTCGGGCAGTCGGTCTTCGTGGTCGCGAAGGTTCCCGGCTGA
- a CDS encoding IucA/IucC family C-terminal-domain containing protein, whose protein sequence is MFGTSTELPGLAPDLLVEDPAGWLPAADLRGAGLEALLERSRGRWQAQPHAAAALAWKAYTYWLALPAVLGWASARRVPLLTGEDVLMHFADPRPLVTLGLRRSVTVALLPSDPLAVSGLAQVRVVADEAALLEELRRSLLDEHLTPLLDAIHAKVRLGKRTLLGSLASGVAHAVLRSADALPGSSAETIATLLGALGVDDLIELVPDQAGRLEVRRKTCCLAFTLPNPKVCAGCCISAA, encoded by the coding sequence ATGTTCGGCACGAGCACGGAGCTGCCCGGGCTCGCGCCGGATCTGCTCGTCGAGGACCCGGCCGGCTGGCTGCCCGCCGCCGACCTCAGGGGCGCCGGCCTGGAGGCCCTGCTGGAGCGCTCACGTGGGCGCTGGCAGGCGCAGCCGCACGCCGCGGCCGCGCTCGCGTGGAAGGCGTACACCTACTGGCTGGCCCTGCCGGCCGTGCTCGGCTGGGCCTCGGCGCGCCGGGTGCCGCTGCTGACCGGTGAGGACGTGCTCATGCACTTCGCCGACCCGCGGCCGCTGGTCACGCTGGGCCTGCGCAGGAGCGTCACGGTGGCGCTGCTGCCGTCCGACCCGCTGGCGGTGAGCGGCCTCGCACAGGTGCGGGTCGTCGCCGACGAGGCCGCCCTGCTCGAGGAGCTGCGCCGGTCGCTGCTGGACGAGCACCTGACGCCGCTGCTGGACGCGATCCATGCCAAGGTGCGGCTGGGCAAGCGGACGCTGCTGGGCTCGCTCGCCTCGGGCGTGGCCCACGCGGTGCTGCGCTCGGCGGACGCGCTGCCCGGCTCCTCGGCGGAGACCATCGCCACGCTGCTCGGCGCCCTCGGCGTCGACGACCTGATCGAGCTGGTCCCGGATCAGGCCGGACGGCTGGAAGTGCGGCGCAAGACCTGCTGCCTCGCCTTCACCCTGCCGAACCCCAAGGTGTGCGCGGGCTGCTGCATCAGCGCCGCCTGA
- a CDS encoding peptide deformylase, which translates to MTTSPVERAADHFVSALSQWRVERGMTKKQLAARMGFDPSYVSHVEGRRHKPTEDFARRAEAVLAAGGVIWQRFQEYDELRHARGPVLHRDPPVPAQWMPPGTGLIVEQEIAELTYTNHSYRCVIHRALYNAGVEPVTRYLVKIAVDRYPNDPAGSNRHHRQHPLSFEEMDLRAVAGDGDTPERMQWRLKLDRDAAKEVWLLFQNEHGQFPLYPGERTSIEYAYSVGEEKWGQWFQRAVRLPTRNLTVRLDFPAEFEPQVWGVETSLAAEVPVRTPPERHCDAHRAVFEWSTDAPLLNARYRLEWRFRGEAAPTTPDEGVPKPEINGHELRASQRMRGIGIVQRGADLLRQRARHFQLPREEAACRDAVAGLRTILERLEGLHDFSKGVGLAAPQIGLAVAAAVVRPPERGPEPVILLNPRVVDESSETDEQYEGCLSFFDYRGLVVRPLRVDVEHARYDGTRVITSFERAMARLVSHEIDHLEGRLYVDRMAAGAHLVPVEEYRQSGQPWSY; encoded by the coding sequence ATGACCACCTCGCCTGTCGAGAGGGCTGCCGACCACTTCGTGTCGGCACTCTCGCAGTGGCGGGTCGAGCGCGGGATGACGAAGAAGCAGCTCGCGGCGCGCATGGGCTTCGATCCGTCGTACGTGAGTCACGTCGAGGGGCGACGCCACAAGCCGACCGAGGACTTCGCCCGGCGCGCGGAGGCGGTCCTCGCCGCCGGCGGGGTGATCTGGCAGCGCTTCCAGGAGTACGACGAACTGCGGCACGCCCGCGGCCCCGTCCTGCACCGGGACCCACCCGTGCCCGCGCAGTGGATGCCGCCCGGCACCGGGCTGATCGTCGAGCAGGAGATCGCCGAGCTCACGTACACCAACCACTCGTACCGGTGTGTGATCCACCGGGCGCTGTACAACGCCGGCGTCGAGCCGGTGACCCGGTACCTGGTCAAGATCGCGGTCGACCGGTACCCGAACGACCCGGCCGGCTCCAACCGGCACCACCGGCAGCACCCGCTGAGCTTCGAGGAGATGGACCTGCGCGCGGTCGCCGGCGACGGAGACACGCCCGAGCGGATGCAGTGGCGGCTCAAGCTGGACCGCGACGCGGCCAAGGAGGTCTGGCTGCTCTTCCAGAACGAGCACGGCCAGTTCCCCCTCTACCCCGGCGAGCGGACCTCGATCGAGTACGCCTACAGCGTCGGCGAGGAGAAGTGGGGCCAGTGGTTCCAGCGCGCGGTCCGCCTGCCCACCCGCAACCTCACCGTGCGCCTCGACTTCCCGGCCGAGTTCGAGCCGCAGGTCTGGGGCGTCGAGACCTCGCTTGCCGCCGAGGTACCCGTCCGCACCCCGCCGGAACGCCACTGCGACGCGCACCGCGCGGTCTTCGAATGGTCGACCGACGCGCCACTGCTGAACGCCCGCTACCGCCTCGAATGGCGGTTCCGCGGAGAAGCCGCACCGACCACCCCGGACGAAGGAGTCCCCAAGCCCGAGATCAACGGTCACGAGCTGAGAGCGAGCCAGCGCATGCGCGGAATAGGCATCGTGCAGCGCGGTGCGGACCTGCTCCGCCAGCGCGCCCGGCACTTCCAGCTGCCCCGGGAGGAGGCCGCCTGCCGCGACGCGGTCGCCGGCCTGCGGACCATCCTCGAACGGCTCGAGGGCCTGCACGACTTCAGCAAGGGCGTCGGGCTGGCCGCGCCGCAGATCGGCCTGGCGGTCGCCGCCGCCGTGGTGCGCCCGCCCGAGCGCGGCCCGGAGCCGGTCATCCTGCTGAACCCGCGGGTCGTCGACGAGTCGAGCGAGACCGACGAGCAGTACGAGGGCTGTCTGTCCTTCTTCGACTACCGCGGCCTGGTCGTGCGGCCGCTGCGGGTCGACGTCGAGCACGCCCGCTACGACGGGACCCGGGTGATCACCTCGTTCGAGCGGGCGATGGCCCGGCTGGTCAGCCACGAGATCGATCACCTCGAGGGCCGCCTGTACGTGGACCGGATGGCGGCGGGCGCCCACCTCGTGCCGGTCGAGGAGTACCGCCAGTCCGGCCAACCCTGGAGCTACTAG
- a CDS encoding globin domain-containing protein yields MGDLARLLKESWSLVEEYQDKVAGYFYARIFLSHPDLRDLFPVHMDVQRSRLLNAIVTAVQTLEDPEKFDDYLRGLGRDHRKFHVEPEHYEVVGGALIEAMRHFAGEQWGVEYDQAWADAYAVIAAKMLSGAEADTNPPYWYAEVMSHERRAKDIAVFTVMPMHPLEYRAGQYLSIECPRFQPRLWRTYSPANAPRRDNTIEFHVRAVGAGWVSSALVRRLEVGDMIRLAAPMGSMNLDRRSTRDAVFVAGGTGLAPIKSLLEELTRYNRTRWVHVFFGARTREDLYDLAELNRLAARYPWLSVVTACSDDPTFPGEQGNISEVVARYGPWNEHDFFVSGSGSMVKATLKTLSELQVPSVRIKYDSFSE; encoded by the coding sequence ATGGGAGACCTCGCGCGTTTGCTCAAGGAAAGCTGGAGCCTCGTCGAGGAGTATCAGGACAAGGTCGCCGGCTATTTCTACGCGCGGATCTTCCTGTCGCACCCGGATCTGCGGGACCTCTTCCCCGTTCACATGGACGTGCAGCGATCCCGGTTGCTCAACGCGATCGTCACCGCCGTGCAGACCCTGGAGGATCCGGAGAAGTTCGACGACTACCTGCGTGGGCTCGGCCGAGACCACCGCAAGTTCCACGTGGAACCGGAGCACTACGAGGTTGTCGGAGGAGCTTTGATCGAGGCGATGCGGCATTTCGCGGGCGAGCAGTGGGGCGTCGAGTACGACCAGGCGTGGGCGGACGCCTACGCGGTGATCGCCGCCAAGATGCTCTCCGGCGCGGAGGCGGACACCAACCCGCCGTACTGGTATGCGGAGGTGATGTCCCACGAGCGCCGGGCCAAGGACATCGCGGTCTTCACGGTCATGCCGATGCATCCGCTCGAGTACCGCGCGGGCCAGTACCTGAGCATCGAGTGCCCGCGCTTCCAGCCGCGGCTGTGGCGGACCTACTCGCCGGCGAACGCGCCGCGCCGCGACAACACGATCGAGTTCCACGTCCGCGCCGTCGGCGCCGGCTGGGTCTCCAGCGCGCTGGTACGCCGCCTCGAGGTCGGCGACATGATCCGGCTGGCCGCGCCGATGGGTTCGATGAACCTGGACCGCCGCTCGACCCGCGACGCGGTCTTCGTGGCCGGCGGCACCGGCCTGGCCCCGATCAAGTCCTTGCTGGAGGAGCTGACCCGGTACAACCGGACCCGCTGGGTGCACGTCTTCTTCGGCGCGCGTACCCGCGAGGACCTCTACGACCTGGCCGAGCTCAACCGGCTCGCCGCCCGCTACCCCTGGCTGTCCGTGGTGACCGCGTGCAGCGACGACCCGACCTTCCCCGGCGAGCAGGGCAACATCTCCGAGGTCGTGGCCCGCTACGGGCCGTGGAACGAGCACGACTTCTTCGTCTCGGGCTCCGGCTCGATGGTCAAGGCGACCCTGAAGACCCTGTCGGAGCTACAGGTCCCATCCGTACGGATCAAGTACGACAGCTTCTCCGAGTAG
- a CDS encoding CPBP family intramembrane glutamic endopeptidase produces the protein MTAALERTPATRYQLRWEIAIVLLLSLGHSAVYAVVSLVAKLTAGPPLSQQAAVLNQSRSPRIYLDLTYQLLGIFFALVPVLLVLYLLSRDRLDPARTLGIDLRRPAGDAGWGVALAAVIGLPGLLLVYVAAQLGLNAQIVPAALQPVWWAVPVLILSAMQNAILEEVIVVGYLVTRLRELGWRLGYIVAASSVLRGSYHLYQGFGAFVGNAVMGVLFSLFFLRKGRVMPLIVAHTLLDVVAFVGYTLLPDRWLTWL, from the coding sequence GTGACGGCAGCCCTCGAGCGCACCCCGGCAACCCGCTACCAGCTCCGCTGGGAGATAGCGATCGTGCTGCTGTTGTCGCTCGGCCATTCGGCCGTCTACGCGGTCGTGTCACTGGTGGCGAAGCTGACCGCGGGGCCGCCACTCTCCCAGCAGGCGGCGGTGCTGAACCAGTCCCGGTCGCCGCGGATCTACCTCGACCTGACGTACCAGCTCCTGGGGATCTTCTTCGCGCTCGTACCGGTGTTGCTCGTGCTCTATCTCCTCAGCCGCGACCGCCTGGACCCGGCCCGCACGCTCGGCATCGACCTCCGCCGGCCCGCCGGCGACGCCGGCTGGGGCGTCGCGCTGGCGGCGGTCATCGGGCTGCCCGGCCTTCTTCTGGTGTACGTGGCGGCGCAGCTCGGGCTGAACGCGCAGATCGTGCCGGCCGCGCTCCAGCCGGTCTGGTGGGCGGTCCCGGTGCTGATCCTCTCCGCGATGCAGAACGCGATCCTCGAAGAGGTGATCGTGGTCGGCTACCTGGTGACCCGGCTCCGCGAGCTGGGCTGGCGGCTCGGCTACATCGTCGCCGCCAGCTCGGTCCTCCGCGGCTCCTACCACCTGTACCAGGGCTTCGGCGCCTTCGTCGGCAACGCGGTGATGGGCGTGCTGTTCTCCCTCTTCTTCCTGAGGAAGGGGAGGGTCATGCCGCTGATCGTGGCGCACACCCTGCTGGATGTCGTGGCCTTCGTCGGCTACACGCTGCTGCCGGACCGCTGGCTCACCTGGCTCTGA
- a CDS encoding calcium-binding protein, whose translation MSVFHRKALAGIGLTATAVASTALFAMPAQAASAGLAKVVGSSTVQFNALKGKSNGLTITISGRTVTLNDKVAIKAGKGCKAVKGDKTKVKCTTKKKTTKLSVALGDKNDWVTNKTSVYLLTDGGSGNDTLTGGSGKDQLQGGSGNDKLYGKGGVDTIFGDSGNDAIYGSTGNDRIDAGTGADKVYGDSGNDLIYGRSGADRLVGGTGNDDIWAGADIDTVYGEAGIDYIRGEAGNDIIRGGADEDEIWGEAGNDTLYGDAAKDVFYAGTGDDRIIGGAGDDDAIGESGNDYFWGEGGIDLFLGATGNDRMNGGTETDYLFGQEGDDNVYGDEGDDFLVGEYVDDDLNKIGSDTALDLVDGGTESVDGDLCLVMAAGTATNCELLEVPRLPAAARSATSSTAPTASAVKAAAEAKARVAAFQSAK comes from the coding sequence ATGTCCGTGTTCCATCGCAAGGCGCTCGCCGGTATCGGCCTCACCGCCACCGCTGTCGCGTCCACCGCGCTGTTCGCGATGCCCGCGCAGGCGGCGTCGGCGGGTCTGGCGAAGGTTGTCGGGTCGTCCACCGTGCAGTTCAACGCCCTGAAGGGCAAGAGCAACGGGCTGACCATCACCATCTCCGGCCGCACCGTCACCCTGAACGACAAGGTGGCCATCAAGGCCGGCAAGGGATGCAAGGCCGTCAAGGGCGACAAGACCAAGGTCAAGTGCACGACGAAGAAGAAGACGACCAAGCTGAGCGTCGCGCTCGGCGACAAGAACGACTGGGTCACCAACAAGACTTCTGTGTACCTGCTCACCGACGGCGGCTCGGGCAACGACACCCTGACCGGCGGCTCCGGCAAGGACCAGCTCCAGGGCGGTTCCGGCAACGACAAGCTGTACGGCAAGGGCGGCGTCGACACGATCTTCGGTGACTCCGGCAACGACGCCATCTACGGCAGCACCGGCAACGACCGCATCGACGCCGGAACCGGCGCCGACAAGGTCTACGGCGACTCCGGAAACGACCTGATCTACGGCCGCTCCGGCGCCGACCGGCTCGTCGGCGGCACCGGAAACGACGACATCTGGGCCGGTGCCGACATCGACACCGTGTACGGCGAGGCGGGTATCGACTACATCCGCGGCGAAGCCGGAAATGACATCATCCGCGGCGGCGCGGATGAGGACGAGATCTGGGGCGAAGCGGGCAACGACACGCTCTACGGTGACGCCGCGAAGGACGTGTTCTACGCCGGCACCGGCGACGACCGGATCATCGGCGGCGCCGGAGACGACGACGCGATCGGTGAGAGCGGCAACGACTACTTCTGGGGCGAGGGCGGCATTGACCTCTTCCTCGGTGCGACCGGCAACGACCGGATGAACGGCGGAACCGAGACCGACTACCTCTTCGGCCAGGAGGGTGACGACAACGTCTACGGCGACGAGGGTGACGACTTCCTCGTCGGTGAGTACGTCGACGACGACCTCAACAAGATCGGCAGCGACACGGCTCTCGACCTCGTCGACGGCGGCACCGAGTCCGTCGATGGCGACCTCTGCCTCGTGATGGCGGCGGGCACCGCGACCAACTGCGAGCTCCTCGAGGTCCCGCGGCTCCCCGCTGCCGCCCGCTCGGCGACCTCGTCGACGGCACCGACCGCGAGCGCCGTCAAGGCCGCGGCGGAGGCCAAGGCCCGGGTGGCCGCATTCCAGTCGGCCAAGTAA